In Gemmatimonadota bacterium, a single window of DNA contains:
- a CDS encoding SDR family NAD(P)-dependent oxidoreductase: MSQLTGKVALVTGSGRGIGRAIAIAFATEGADLILAARTTEQLDAVAEEIRALGRKVLPVPTDVTNRQSVDALAEKVRGEFDRLDILVNNAGGGIERNSILDSNPDPWIETIAVNCISAYLVSHALLPLMIESGGGRVINVGSGMGHRPRAGNSAYNVGKAGMWMFTQCLAEEVWEHSITVNELIPGPVATHLTGDRMRVGGPPPFAPSEVVKAPEDVVPLALFLATQPDGGPTAQTFSLTRRPI; this comes from the coding sequence ATGTCACAACTCACTGGAAAAGTCGCACTCGTCACCGGCAGCGGGCGGGGTATTGGTCGCGCCATTGCCATCGCCTTTGCCACAGAAGGAGCCGACCTCATACTCGCCGCACGCACGACCGAACAACTCGACGCCGTTGCCGAAGAAATTCGTGCCCTCGGTCGCAAAGTTCTGCCCGTACCTACCGATGTCACCAACCGCCAGAGCGTAGATGCGCTGGCAGAAAAAGTCCGCGGAGAATTTGACCGCCTGGACATCCTCGTCAACAACGCGGGCGGCGGCATAGAGCGCAACAGCATCCTCGACAGCAATCCCGATCCCTGGATCGAAACCATCGCCGTAAACTGCATCAGCGCCTACCTCGTCTCGCACGCCCTGCTACCCCTCATGATCGAATCCGGCGGTGGCAGAGTTATCAACGTGGGATCGGGCATGGGCCACCGCCCCAGAGCGGGCAATTCTGCGTATAACGTCGGCAAAGCCGGCATGTGGATGTTCACCCAATGCCTGGCCGAAGAAGTCTGGGAGCACAGCATCACAGTCAACGAACTCATCCCAGGCCCGGTAGCCACACATCTTACCGGAGATCGCATGAGAGTGGGCGGTCCACCGCCCTTTGCACCCAGCGAAGTCGTCAAAGCGCCCGAAGACGTCGTCCCCCTCGCCCTCTTCTTAGCCACCCAACCCGACGGGGGACCGACCGCTCAAACCTTCAGCCTGACCCGTCGCCCGATTTAA
- the dgoD gene encoding galactonate dehydratase: MKITKLETFLVKPRWLFLKMHTDEGLIGLGEPILEGRARTCAQAVAELEPYLIGKDPRRVVHHWQAMYRHAFYRGGPILTSALSGVEQALWDLAGKAANMPIYEMLGGPLRDRIKMYKGTGGGGTPEQAAAAVKERKKQGFIAIKTGPAKIRPARIVETPAFIDHAVETFAAMREAGGPDFDIAIDFHGAISPQTAAILIKALEPYQPMFVEEPIQCQDIEGMAELARKTHLPIATGERIFTKWGFRDLLEKRACSIIQPDLSHAGGIFETRLIAGMAESYYAAVAPHCPLGPISLAACIQLDASIPNFLAQEHTMFGEDYLKEPFQFKDGYVELPKGPGLGIELDDDKMEDKIGHDWTNQRSLHPDDGSVVDW; this comes from the coding sequence TCATTGGCCTTGGCGAACCTATCCTCGAAGGACGCGCCCGTACCTGCGCTCAAGCCGTAGCAGAACTCGAACCCTATCTCATCGGCAAAGACCCCCGTCGCGTGGTCCATCACTGGCAGGCCATGTATCGCCATGCATTTTATCGCGGCGGACCCATTCTCACCAGTGCTCTATCCGGTGTTGAACAAGCACTTTGGGACCTCGCCGGAAAAGCCGCGAACATGCCCATCTATGAAATGCTCGGCGGCCCCCTGCGCGACCGCATCAAAATGTACAAAGGCACAGGAGGGGGCGGCACACCCGAACAGGCTGCTGCCGCAGTAAAAGAGCGCAAAAAACAAGGATTTATCGCCATAAAGACCGGACCGGCCAAAATTCGCCCGGCGCGCATCGTCGAAACCCCGGCCTTTATCGATCACGCCGTCGAAACATTTGCCGCCATGCGCGAAGCGGGCGGGCCGGACTTTGACATCGCCATCGACTTTCACGGCGCCATATCACCACAAACCGCTGCCATACTCATCAAAGCCCTCGAACCCTACCAGCCGATGTTTGTCGAAGAACCCATCCAGTGTCAAGACATAGAAGGCATGGCAGAACTCGCGCGCAAAACCCACTTGCCCATCGCAACGGGCGAACGCATCTTCACCAAATGGGGCTTCCGCGACCTCCTCGAAAAACGCGCCTGTTCCATCATACAACCCGACCTGTCACACGCTGGCGGCATCTTCGAGACCCGTCTGATCGCAGGCATGGCCGAATCCTATTACGCAGCCGTTGCCCCACACTGCCCACTCGGCCCCATTTCATTAGCCGCCTGCATCCAACTCGACGCCAGCATACCCAACTTCCTCGCGCAAGAACACACCATGTTTGGCGAAGACTACCTCAAAGAACCGTTCCAATTCAAAGACGGCTACGTCGAATTGCCCAAAGGTCCCGGCCTTGGCATTGAACTGGACGACGACAAAATGGAAGACAAAATTGGCCACGACTGGACCAATCAAAGATCCCTTCACCCCGACGATGGATCGGTCGTTGATTGGTAA